In Myxococcota bacterium, the genomic stretch AATACCGCACCTCGACCGGCCGCCACCTGATCAACACGCTGCCCCACACACCGGTGAGCGACTTTCGCACGCGTTTCTGGCTGGTTTCGTGCTGGAACGTGCCGCCCGCCAAGCGCGGCGAGATGGGTCCCGTGATCGAGAAACAGCTCGACGTGATCCTGGGCCAGGACGTCGAGATCCTGCGCGCGCAGACTCGCCGCATTCGCGAGCTGGGCGGTGAGTCGTTCCGCTCGACCCCGCTCGACCTCATGGGCCCCGAAATGCTGCGCATGCTGCGCGCCGCCGAGAAGGGCGAGCCCGCAGACACGGCGCCCATCGAGCGCACCGTGAAGCTGCGCGTGTTCTGAGCCATGGCGCGAGCGAGATCCGGCGTTCGCTCGAAGTTCGTCTCGCCCTAGGAGGTCTACGTGAAGAACGATCGCCCCCTCCGCTTCGCCATCGTGGGCGCCGGCATGTCCGGCATTCTCGCGGCCATCCGGCTGCGCGAGGCCGGATACGACGACTTCGTGGTGTTCGAGAAGGCCGAGAAGCTCGGCGGGACCTGGCGCGAGAACACGTATCCCGGGATCGCGTGTGACGTGCCGTCTCACTTGTACAGCTACTCGTTCGAGCCCAACCCCGGCTGGAGTCACCATTACTCGCCCGGGAACGAGATCTACGCCTACTTCGAGGGCGTGGCGCGCAAGTACGGCGTGTTCGAGCGGATCCGCTTCGGCTCGGAAGTGACTCGCATGGATTGGCGCGACGGGCGCTGGCAGCTCGAGCTGCGCGGGGGCGCGCGCGACGTGGCCGACGTGGTGATCGCCGCGACCGGCGTGCTGCACCACCCCAACGTGCCCGAGTTCCCGGGGCTCGACTCGTTCCAAGGGAGCTGGTTCCACAGCGCGCGCTGGAATCACTCGGTGGCGCTCGACGGCAAGCGCGTGGGCGTGATCGGTACGGGCTCGACCGCCGTGCAGATCACCTCGGCGCTCGTTTCGCGCGCAGCGAAGTTCTCGCTCTTCCAGCGCACGGCGCAGTGGGTGCTCGCGCAGGTGAACCCTGCCTACAGCGACGAGGAGCGGCGCGAGTTCGCGCGCGATCCGAACTCGCTCACTACCCTGCGCACGAACATGTCGCAGCTCTTCAGCGAGACGTTCTCGAACGCGGTGGTCGACGCCAACTCGCCGCAGATCCACATGATCGAAGAGCAGTGCCGGCTGAACCTCGAGTCGAACGTGAGCGATCCGGTGCTGCGCGAGAAGCTGCGCCCCAGCTACCGCGCGGCGTGCAAGCGGCTCGTGATCTCACCGGACTTCTACCAGGCGATCCAGCGGCCCAACGCCGAGCTCGTGACTTCCGCGATCGAGCGCATCGAGCCCAAGGGCGTGCGCACCAAGGACGGGAAGCTCCACGAGCTCGACGTGCTGGTGCTCGCGACCGGCTTCCGCGCCGACCGCTTCATGCGGCCCACGCGCATCTTCGGCCGCGGCGGGCGGGCGCTCGACGACGTGTGGGCGGCCCGGCCGAGCGCGTACCTCTCGATCTCGGTGCCGGGCTTCCCGAACCTGTTCATGCTGAACGGCCCGAACGGGCCGGTCGGCAACTTCTCGCTGATCGAGGTGGCCGAGCTGCAGATGACTTACATCCTGCAGCTTGTGGGGCGCTTGCGCCCGGGCGGCGCGCTGGCGCCGTCGGCCGACGTGGCCGAGGCGTTCGAGGCGGCGCGCACGCAGGCCGCGAAGGGCGCCATCTGGAGCACCGGCTGCAAGAGCTGGTATCTCGACGACCGCGGCGTGCCGGCGAGCTGGCCCTGGACCTTCGACCGCTTCCGCCAGGAGATGGCACGGCCCAACCCCGAAGCCTGGGAGAGTGCCCCCTAGGGTCACTCGCGGAACGGCCACTGCTTGCGCAGGAACTTGCCGTAGGCGCGCACCGCCCCCAGCGGCAGCAGCGCCGGGTCCCGGCGAGTCACCGTGAGCAGGCCGGCGTCGATCCTGGGCTCGGGCCGGAAGGCGTGCGCGGGAATGCGCCGGCCGAGCCGGAAGCGCCACCACGGCGCCCAGGTTGCCGAGAGCAGGGTCGCGGGCGGTGACTCGGCGCGCTTGCGCGCAACCTCCCACTGCAGCACGAGATCCGCGCGCACGAGCGGCGTGCGCGGGTCGTCGAACAGCCGGCGCAGGATCTCGGTAGTGACTCCGAACGGCAGCGAGCCGATCACGCGGAACGGCGCATCGGGCCAGCGCCAGCGCAGGAAGTCGGCCTCGACCACGCGCACCGATCCCGCCCAGCCGCGCAAAAGCTCGCGCAGCCTGCCGACCCATTCCGGGTCGCGCTCGACGGCAGTCACTTCGAGCCCGCGGCGGGCGAGCGGCAGCGTCAGCGCGCCCGCGCCCGCACCGATCTCCACGACCCGGTCTCCCGGGCGGAAGTCACAACCGGCGACCAGCGCCTCGGCGACGTCAGGTCGAAGGAAGTTCTGGCCGAAGCGACGCCGTCGCTCGGCTCTTTGCGCCCGCTGTCCCGCGGGCACGGCGCAGAACCATGCAAGTCATGGGCGGGGAAGCTACCACGGCATGAAGGTGAAGAGCGAGTCGTGGGCGGGCTGGTAGCCGGGCGGTTCGTTCGCCATCTGCACCAGCGCGTCGGCCCAGGCGTCCATGGTCTCGTGCGCGTTCGCGTACCAGGTGAGCGAGCGCAGGTCGATCACGCGCATCTTGCCCGTCTCGCGGTCGGCGAACATGGCGATCACCTTGCCGGTGCCCCCGTCGCGCACGTCGCCTTCCATGGCGATCGAGCCGCGCGCCACGAACGCGGTGAGCGTGGCCACGGGTATGCCGTACTCGAGCGGCGCGGCCCACGCGCCCAGCCCGATCGCGCCGAGCACGGCCTTGTTCGGCACGAGCTCGACCAGCGCGAGCTCGAGCACGGCCGTATCTGCGTCGACCTCACTCGGATCGTCGAGCACCTCGAAGCGTTTCCGCGGATCGTCGCGGAACGCGTCCTCGACGCGCTCGCGCAGCTCTTGCGCCTGGCGTTCGCGGTCGTGCGGCACTGCCGGATAGCGGATGTTCAGCTTGTCCCACAGGCTGTCGTCGACCACGTGACTCGTGTCGACCGGCGCCACGTAGAGCTTGGTGAACCGGTTCCAGTCGCGCGCGTGCGAGACCCACATGCGGTCGAACGCCGTGCGGTCCGGATTGGGAGTCATGCGCTCGGGCTTGGGCAGAAAGCCGGCGTCGGGCGCGGGATCGGCCGCGAGCACCTGCCACTCCGCGCGCTGAATGCTCGCGCACGCGCCGAGCGAGAGCGCCAGAACCATGACTGCGGCCCGCGTGAGCACCACGCAAGGGCGGCGAAGCAAGCCACGTGCCTCATCCGCGCGCGCGCCGGAACAGCCCAATTCGACCGGTTTGGACCCTTCCACAAAGCTCCGACTTCACGGAGCCGCGGCAGGTTTCAGCCGGCTGCGCGGGTCGCCACGTCCTTCGCCCAGCGGTAGTCGGGCTTGCCCGAGGGCGAGCGTTCGACCTTCGTGACCAGGTGGAGCTCGCGCGGGATCTTGTAGCCCGCGATCTTGGTCCGACAGTGACTCTGCACGCTCTCGAGCGTAGGCGTGCAGCCGGGGCGCGGCTCGACCACCGCAGCCACGCGCGAGCCGAAGCGCGGGTCGGGCACGCCCACGACCACGGCGTCGAAACACTCGGGGTGTGACTTGACCGCGGCTTCGACTTCTTCGGGGAAGATCTTCTCGCCGCCCGAGTTGATCGAGACCGAGCCGCGGCCCAGCAGTGTGAGGGTGCCGTCGGCCTCGATGGTCGCGAAGTCACCGGGGATCGACCAGCGTTTGCCGCGCCGGTCGACCACGAACACCTCGGCCGACTTCACCGGGTCCTTGTAGTAGCCGATCGGCACGTTGCCGCCGCGCGCGACCTTGCCGATCACGCCGCTCCCGGGAGTCACGGGCTCGAGATTTTCGTCGAGCACCGTCGTGTCTGCGCCTTTGCGAATCGTCGGCCCACCGCCCTTCATGGCGGTGTTTCCCTTCTGCACGAAGGCCACGCCGTTCGCCCCGCCCTCCGACGAGCCCACCGCGTCGGTCATGATCAGGTTCGGGAAGAGCCGGAAGAACTCGTCTTTCACGCTGGGCGAGAACACGGCGGCCGTGCTCGAGACCGCGGCCAGCGAAGACAGGTCGTACTTCGCGCCGGGCTCCTGCAGCGCTTCCGCGAGCGGCCGGCCCATGGCGTCGCCCGTGATCATGATCGCGTTCACGCGCTCCTGCTCGACCAGGCGCCACACGGCCTTGGGATCGAACTTCGAGATCAGCACGGTCTTCCGGCCCACGAAGCTGCCGCCCATGACTCCCCACTGAGTCGCGCCGTGCATGAGCGGCGCGATCGGGAACATGGTCTGCGTGCCGGCGCGGCCGCGCTCGGCCATGTCTTCCGGCTTCTGCGCCTTCTGGCCCGTGAGCACGTCGATGCCGCCGCCCAGAGTCATGAGCACGTCTTCGTGGCGCCAGACGACGCCTTTGGGCATGCCGGTGGTGCCGCCCGTGTAGAGAATGTAGCGGTCGTCGGCGGAGCGCTTCTCGAAGTCGCGCGCGGGAGAGCCGGCGGCCAGCGCCTGCTCGAAGTCGTACGAGCCGAGCTTCGAGGCGTCGGCGCCGCTGCCGTCTTCGATCACCAGCGAGAAGCGCAGGCCCGGCAGCGCGTCGCGCGCGCCCAGGATGCGCGGCGCGAACTCGCGCTGGTAGATCAGCCCCACCAGGTCCGAGTTGCCGAACAGGTAGCGCAGCTCGTCTTCCACGTAGCGGTAGTTGATGTTGATCCAGACCGCGCGGATCTTGAAGATCGCCCAGAGTGACTCGACCCACTCGACCGAGTTGTAGGCGTAGATGCCCACGTGCTCGCCGGGCCGGACCCCCTGCGCGAGCAGGAAGTGCGCGAGGCGGTTCGCGCGCGCCTCCATCTGCGCGAACGTGCGCCGCTGCCCTTCCGCCACCAGATACTCGCGCTCGGGATAGACGTCGGCCGCGTGCTCGAACAGGTCGGCGAGATTGAACTCCATGGGTGCAGCTTATCGCGTGCAGCAACGCCGTGTCTTCGCTGCGTTGACGCGCTCGGGTGTCGGCGCCACGCTTTAGTTGCGCGAGGCATGACGCCCGCGCGTTGAGCCCCGCGGGGCGCGAATGCCCCCGCGAGGAGGAGTTGCACATGCACCGACATCATCACTGGTCCCGGCGCCGCGGTGGCTGCTGGGAGTTCTCGCCCGCGCACGCGTGGGCCGGCGCCGGCAGCGGCGACGAGGAGTCGCGGGGAGCCGAGTTCTACTTCTCGGTGGGCCGCGGCGACGACGAGTTCGGCTCGTCGGGCCTCGGCGTGCGCCGCCCGCTGCGCTTCCTGACCTGGAAGCTCGATCTCACCGGCGATCAGGTCGCCGCGGTGGCGCGCATTCTCGAGCGCCTGAAGATCGAGCGCGCGCAGGCCGAGGTCGAGCAACGCAGAAGTGCGGCGGCGATCGCGGACGCGATCGCGGCCGACACGTTCGACGCCGCGGCGGCCTCGGTCGCAACCGACCACCGCGCGACGTCGGCCAAGAGCGTGCAGGCCGCCGTCTCGCGCGCGCTGGGCGAGCTGCACGCGGCCCTCGAGCCCGAGCAGCGCAAGCGCCTGGCCATGCTGATCCGCACGCGGGCGATCACGATCTAGCCCGAACGCCGGCCCGGACGATCTCCCGAATGGGATCGTCCGGGCCTCTTCGTCTCACCGTGACTGCGGCCCCGGGCTTATACTGGCCGTATGTCTTCTTCATGGCTGACTCTCATCTGCGTGGTGACGGTCCCGCTCGCGTTCGCCGGCAATTCCCATGCGGGTGCATTCGGCACCCCGTTCAAGATGGACGTGTGCCCCGCGGGTCCCCCGACCGACGACATGGTTCCGCCGGGCACCACGTGGTTCCGAAACGCGGGCACCAAGCCGTGCATCAAGCTGTGTGATTCAGCGGCGGCACAATGCCGCGCCCTCGCGAAGCGTGATCTGTCGTGCGACCTGTCCTGGGCCGGGACCGAGCTGAAGTTCTCGAAGGCGGGCTGCGCAGTCACCGCGAGCAACTCCGCCGAGCTGAAGGCGTGCAACTCCGCCGCGGCGGCCGAGCACGAAGCCCTGGTGGGCGATTTCAAGGCCAACCTCTCGGCCGCACTGACCGGTTGCGACAGCTGGAAGGCGACTTGCGAGGCCAGCTGCACTCCTTGAGCGCCGCTCGGGCTCATGCGGGTACCATGAGCGCATGACGTACAAGATGATCTTCGGTGCCAAGCGCCGGCCCGGCATGTCGCGCGCGGACTTCGGGCGTTACTGGACCACGGTGCACGCTTCGAAGGCGAAGCGCGTGCCCGGAATCATGCGCTACGTGATCAACCTGGCGCCCGACATCGGCGACTCGGGCGACGAGCAGCCCTACGATGGCTTTGCAGAAGTCTGGTTCGCGAGCGAGGAAGACATGCGCAAATCGGCGCAGTCACCCGAAGTACAGGTCGTGCTCGACGACGAGAAGAATCTCTTCGACCTTCCGACGCGCTTCACGGTCGTGGTGACCGAGCACGTGATGATCGAGTGACTGCCGCGGCGCTGAGCGCGGCCAGCGCGAGCGCGAGCCGCGCTAGCTGCACTCGAGCTCCCACACGTTGAACGCCGCATCGAGCCGCGACGCGCGCCGCTTCAGGATCTCGCGCTGCTCGGGGTGGGTCAGGATGTAGAGCTCGCGCCGCTCGACCGCGCGCACCACGCGCAGCGCGAGCTCGCGCGGCTGGACCGTGCCGCCCACCAGCGGCGGCGCGCCGCCGCCGGTCTGGGCAATGTCGCTGCCCGCCGGATTTCGCAGCGCCGCGGGGCGCATGCGCAACGAGTTCGCGTTGATGTTGGTGGCGACCATCATCGGACACAGCACCGATGCGCCGATGCCGTGGTCGCGCAGCTCCACGAAGAGTGACTCCGTGAGTCCCACGACCGCGAACTTCGACGCGCAGTACACGCCGAGCCAGCGCATGCCCACCAGCCCCGCCATCGACGCGGTGTTGATCACGTGTCCGCCTTGGTTCTGCGCGATCAGCCGCGGCACGAAGGCCTGCACGCCGTTCACCACGCCCCAGAAGTTCACGCTCATGGTGAACTCCCAGTCCTTGCGGGTGGACTTCGCGATCGGGCCGAAGGTCGCGATGCCGGCGTTGTTGCACACGATGTGAGCGGCGCCGAAGCGGCGCAGCGTGGCTTCGGCCAGCGCTTCCACGCTCTCGGGCTTCGACACATCGGTGTGTACCCCGATGACCTGCGCGCCCGACTTCTCGAGCTCGCGCACCGCGCCCGCGAGCGCCGGCTCGTCGAGGTCGGCCAGCACGATCTTCGCGCCCCGCTCCGCGAACGCCTTCGCCATGGCCGCGCCGATGCCGCCCGCCCCGCCCGTGATCACCGCCACGCGATCTTGGAATGGATCCATGGGGCGCATCATACTGCGCCATGCGCGACCGCTACGAGCTGCCCCCGTCCGTTCCGGCGCGCGCGGGCACGTTCGCGGCGCTCGGCACGCGCGACTTCCGCGTGCTGTGGTCGGGCACCTGGGCGTCTTACATACCGTTCTTCATGTCGAACGTGGTGAACGGCGTGGTCGCGTTCCAGCTCACGCACGTGAACCGCGGCTTCGGCGCGGTGATGCTGGGGCAGGGGCTCGCGATGGCCGTGCTCGCGCCGTTCGGCGGCGCGGGGGCGGACCGCTGGCCCAAGCGCCGGCTGCTCGCGGCGTCGCAGACCTGCGGCGCGGCGGTGTTCGGCAGCTTCGCGGTGCTGCTCGCGCTGCACTCACTCACCATCCTGGCGATGGCGCTGGGCGTGTTCGTGCTCGGCGTGGCGGTCTCGTTCCTCGGCCCCGCACGCCAGGCGCTGGCCGCGGAGCTCGTGGTGCCGGAGCTGCGCGGAAACGCAGTGGCGCTGAACCAGATCCCACTCACCGGCTCGCAGCTCCTGGGGCCCGCGATCGCGGGGCTCTTGCTCAACTCACCTTTCGGCGCCGTGGGCGCGTACGCGCTGATGAGCGCGCTGTATGCGATCGCTGCGCTGTCACTCTTCTGGCTGCCGAAGTCGCTGGTGCGCGCGAACGCCGGCGACAGTCACCTGTTCGCAGACCTGGTCGAGGGTCTGGAGTACGTGTGGGCGCACCGACGGCTGCGGCTCTTGGTCTCGTTCTTCGTGTGCGTGATCGTCGCGGGCTTCTCCTACGTGACCATGCTCGCGGGCCTGGTCGAGCACGCGTTCGAACGCGGCGCGCAGGCAGGCGTGCCGCCACTCACCTTCACGAGCGCGCTCGGCGGGCTGGTGATCAGCCTGATCACCGCGCGCATGGCGGGCGGCGTGCGCGTGTTGCCGCTGTTCCTGACCATGCCCTTCGTGTTCGCCGCCGGGCTGCTGTGCCTGGGCGCCGCCCCGAGTTACTCCGCCGCGGTCGCGGCGATGCTTCTGGTCGGGATCGGCTTCGGCGGCTTCCAGACGCTGAACTCCGCCGTGATCGTGCAGAACACCGAGCCCGCCTACTTCGGCCGGGTGTTCTCGCTCTCCATGCTCGCCTTCGCGGGCGTCTCGCTG encodes the following:
- a CDS encoding EthD domain-containing protein, with product MTYKMIFGAKRRPGMSRADFGRYWTTVHASKAKRVPGIMRYVINLAPDIGDSGDEQPYDGFAEVWFASEEDMRKSAQSPEVQVVLDDEKNLFDLPTRFTVVVTEHVMIE
- a CDS encoding MFS transporter; the encoded protein is MRDRYELPPSVPARAGTFAALGTRDFRVLWSGTWASYIPFFMSNVVNGVVAFQLTHVNRGFGAVMLGQGLAMAVLAPFGGAGADRWPKRRLLAASQTCGAAVFGSFAVLLALHSLTILAMALGVFVLGVAVSFLGPARQALAAELVVPELRGNAVALNQIPLTGSQLLGPAIAGLLLNSPFGAVGAYALMSALYAIAALSLFWLPKSLVRANAGDSHLFADLVEGLEYVWAHRRLRLLVSFFVCVIVAGFSYVTMLAGLVEHAFERGAQAGVPPLTFTSALGGLVISLITARMAGGVRVLPLFLTMPFVFAAGLLCLGAAPSYSAAVAAMLLVGIGFGGFQTLNSAVIVQNTEPAYFGRVFSLSMLAFAGVSLMGLPVAAFADAVGERTTLAVLSAAVVAISLGIGAMLRRTHS
- a CDS encoding Spy/CpxP family protein refolding chaperone; amino-acid sequence: MHRHHHWSRRRGGCWEFSPAHAWAGAGSGDEESRGAEFYFSVGRGDDEFGSSGLGVRRPLRFLTWKLDLTGDQVAAVARILERLKIERAQAEVEQRRSAAAIADAIAADTFDAAAASVATDHRATSAKSVQAAVSRALGELHAALEPEQRKRLAMLIRTRAITI
- a CDS encoding acyl-CoA synthetase, with the protein product MEFNLADLFEHAADVYPEREYLVAEGQRRTFAQMEARANRLAHFLLAQGVRPGEHVGIYAYNSVEWVESLWAIFKIRAVWININYRYVEDELRYLFGNSDLVGLIYQREFAPRILGARDALPGLRFSLVIEDGSGADASKLGSYDFEQALAAGSPARDFEKRSADDRYILYTGGTTGMPKGVVWRHEDVLMTLGGGIDVLTGQKAQKPEDMAERGRAGTQTMFPIAPLMHGATQWGVMGGSFVGRKTVLISKFDPKAVWRLVEQERVNAIMITGDAMGRPLAEALQEPGAKYDLSSLAAVSSTAAVFSPSVKDEFFRLFPNLIMTDAVGSSEGGANGVAFVQKGNTAMKGGGPTIRKGADTTVLDENLEPVTPGSGVIGKVARGGNVPIGYYKDPVKSAEVFVVDRRGKRWSIPGDFATIEADGTLTLLGRGSVSINSGGEKIFPEEVEAAVKSHPECFDAVVVGVPDPRFGSRVAAVVEPRPGCTPTLESVQSHCRTKIAGYKIPRELHLVTKVERSPSGKPDYRWAKDVATRAAG
- a CDS encoding rRNA adenine N(6)-methyltransferase family protein, whose protein sequence is MPAGQRAQRAERRRRFGQNFLRPDVAEALVAGCDFRPGDRVVEIGAGAGALTLPLARRGLEVTAVERDPEWVGRLRELLRGWAGSVRVVEADFLRWRWPDAPFRVIGSLPFGVTTEILRRLFDDPRTPLVRADLVLQWEVARKRAESPPATLLSATWAPWWRFRLGRRIPAHAFRPEPRIDAGLLTVTRRDPALLPLGAVRAYGKFLRKQWPFRE
- a CDS encoding NAD(P)/FAD-dependent oxidoreductase; its protein translation is MKNDRPLRFAIVGAGMSGILAAIRLREAGYDDFVVFEKAEKLGGTWRENTYPGIACDVPSHLYSYSFEPNPGWSHHYSPGNEIYAYFEGVARKYGVFERIRFGSEVTRMDWRDGRWQLELRGGARDVADVVIAATGVLHHPNVPEFPGLDSFQGSWFHSARWNHSVALDGKRVGVIGTGSTAVQITSALVSRAAKFSLFQRTAQWVLAQVNPAYSDEERREFARDPNSLTTLRTNMSQLFSETFSNAVVDANSPQIHMIEEQCRLNLESNVSDPVLREKLRPSYRAACKRLVISPDFYQAIQRPNAELVTSAIERIEPKGVRTKDGKLHELDVLVLATGFRADRFMRPTRIFGRGGRALDDVWAARPSAYLSISVPGFPNLFMLNGPNGPVGNFSLIEVAELQMTYILQLVGRLRPGGALAPSADVAEAFEAARTQAAKGAIWSTGCKSWYLDDRGVPASWPWTFDRFRQEMARPNPEAWESAP
- a CDS encoding DUF3313 family protein, with product MLRRPCVVLTRAAVMVLALSLGACASIQRAEWQVLAADPAPDAGFLPKPERMTPNPDRTAFDRMWVSHARDWNRFTKLYVAPVDTSHVVDDSLWDKLNIRYPAVPHDRERQAQELRERVEDAFRDDPRKRFEVLDDPSEVDADTAVLELALVELVPNKAVLGAIGLGAWAAPLEYGIPVATLTAFVARGSIAMEGDVRDGGTGKVIAMFADRETGKMRVIDLRSLTWYANAHETMDAWADALVQMANEPPGYQPAHDSLFTFMPW
- a CDS encoding SDR family NAD(P)-dependent oxidoreductase; the protein is MDPFQDRVAVITGGAGGIGAAMAKAFAERGAKIVLADLDEPALAGAVRELEKSGAQVIGVHTDVSKPESVEALAEATLRRFGAAHIVCNNAGIATFGPIAKSTRKDWEFTMSVNFWGVVNGVQAFVPRLIAQNQGGHVINTASMAGLVGMRWLGVYCASKFAVVGLTESLFVELRDHGIGASVLCPMMVATNINANSLRMRPAALRNPAGSDIAQTGGGAPPLVGGTVQPRELALRVVRAVERRELYILTHPEQREILKRRASRLDAAFNVWELECS